A single Dermacentor albipictus isolate Rhodes 1998 colony chromosome 3, USDA_Dalb.pri_finalv2, whole genome shotgun sequence DNA region contains:
- the LOC139057867 gene encoding uncharacterized protein: MTARKPPDDRACPLEVNPFRSFPSDLVEDLIETVIRMSPKARDKMTPDVRADDLSLLVRSGRLRCFSLWDVEMHSRDFSAALRQLSDPGAAALLQEVEIDGVYVRGRRPESILRSLENVGRLLRSVPKLRALRLGLSGRSLLDLSALENLEELSLTYDCHRELDEIIAQAEKSGDPLWPRLRCFSYGDYFSSASRRTVSYLLCHCTQLVELRADVSGALLDLHEQPFLQEGGLTCRYRLQKTALGSFVYGSDQQKRPPQMDFDLCGPSALCVQITTVACPNLVDLDMYVDCHESVLALAEFSHLRYLKLMWVSAKLAGCFETSTLSLLHEVGCQLVELCLHSFVKVDLNAVAFLCPSLEAFGLIQCRTVANHVPVSQPFAGLAKVRFIPPPDYPAIQAEDDLCCVFGSSSALKSIVVDLVAEDFELLVDRLLQATNSGFRSVELAGLYFQQPTTTPAVRDGVLRLLLACEALRYLVVADTELGDLAKRVNPRLKVRFEYLYVGL, encoded by the exons ATGACCGCGCGGAAGCCGCCGGACGACCGCGCATGCCCGCTGGAGGTGAATCCCTTCCGCAGCTTTCCCAGCGACCTGGTCGAGGACCTCATCGAGACGGTCATCCGGATGTCACCGAAGGCTCGAGACAAGATGACACCGGACGTGCGCGCAGACGACCTCAGC TTGCTCGTTCGGAGCGGCCGGTTGCGCTGCTTCTCGCTGTGGGACGTCGAGATGCACAGCCGCGACTTCTCGGCGGCCCTGCGGCAGCTGAGCGACCCGGGTGCGGCGGCGCTGCTGCAGGAGGTGGAGATCGACGGCGTGTACGTGCGAGGCCGCCGACCGGAGTCCATCCTCCGCAGCCTCGAGAACGTCGGCCGGCTTCTGCGCTCGGTTCCCAAGCTGCGGGCGCTCAG GTTGGGTCTTAGCGGCCGTTCCCTCCTGGACTTGTCAGCACTTGAGAATCTGGAAGAGCTGAGCCTCACGTATGACTGCCACCGCGAGTTGGACGAGATCATCGCCCAGGCTGAAAAAAGTGGCGACCCCCTCTGGCCTCGGCTCAG GTGCTTTTCGTACGGCGACTACTTTTCGAGCGCATCGCGACGCACCGTTTCTTACCTCCTGTGCCACTGCACGCAACTCGTCGAGCTCCGGGCAGACGTGTCTGGAGCACTACTGGACCTGCACGAGCAACCCTTCCTCCAAGAAGGGGGCCTCACCTGCAGGTATCGCTTGCAGAAGACCGCGCTCGGCTCCTTCGTCTACGGCTCGGACCAACAGAAGCGTCCGCCACAGATGGACTTCGACTTGTGCGGCCCGTCTGCGCTTTGCGTGCAGATTACCACAGTCGCGTGCCCGAATCTCGTCGACTTGGACATGTACGTTGACTGCCACGAATCCGTGCTGGCGCTGGCCGAGTTTTCTCACCTGCGCTACCTGAAGCTGATGTGGGTGAGCGCTAAGCTGGCCGGATGCTTCGAGACCAGTACACTGAGTCTCCTGCACGAGGTTGGCTGCCAGCTCGTGGAACTGTGCTTACACTCTTTCGTCAAGGTGGACCTAAATGCCGTGGCCTTCCTATGCCCGTCGCTGGAGGCATTCGGCCTCATCCAGTGCCGCACCGTGGCCAACCACGTTCCTGTCTCGCAGCCTTTCGCAGGTTTGGCAAAG GTTCGGTTCATCCCGCCGCCGGACTACCCAGCCATACAAGCGGAGGACGACCTATGCTGTGTGTTCGGTTCTTCCTCTGCGCTCAAGTCCATCGTCGTAGACCTCGTGGCCGAAGACTTCGAGCTCCTAGTCGACCGGCTGTTGCAAGCGACCAACAGTGGCTTTCGCTCCGTCGAGTTGGCAGGCCTCTACTTCCAACAGCCCACCACGACGCCTGCTGTGCGGGACGGTGTGCTCAGGCTGCTCCTGGCCTGTGAAGCGCTCAG GTATCTGGTGGTTGCGGACACTGAGCTGGGCGACCTCGCCAAGCGGGTCAACCCACGGCTGAAAGTTCGTTTCGAGTACCTTTACGTCGGACTCTGA
- the LOC139057722 gene encoding cullin-3-like, translated as MAWLSAKKGDKSMRIPRPAQQVDRRRTEDIWLELRRAFDEIQEKQKTAQCFDELYSDVYAMVMRNEGARLYRGLRDAVTEHLTNKVRALVLAKVGEDFLQTLNQAWKDHQTSMTMIRDIVAYMEDSYVCQNNVDNVHTLGVLLFRDEIARSDHVRDCLRETLLELVTMDREGKPVDRLSMKEACEMLASLGLDSRSVYEEDFELPFLAESAQFYALRGHNYIETMNTLEYIAKVEQHIKEESERARRCLCESTVAPLVQVVKEELIGKHMKAILEVEDSGVVHMLRNRMTEDLAHIFSLLKCVHDGLMTLLDYVSKYLRDLGRSIVNEEGNSVGMVQKMMELKDRFDHFLQHSFNDELLVKQKITTDFEYILSLTRKTPEHLSAFLDDMLRRGIKGMTKQEIDQSLDKSIAIFRFLQEKDLFDRYYKQHLAKRLLLNKSVSVDAERSMVVKLANECGCMFTSKMDAMFKDMNISNNMMLDFKAATSSCGTDLGGVDLNVRVLTTGFWPLPVATQQSNIPAGPRSAFEAFRRFYLARHDGRRLTLQPQLGWADMSAVFYGPCENEPCSSQASDKLQPRTYTIQVTTYQMCVLMLFNSRDKISFEDIASETDIPETNLVRALHSLSAADASMPLLTKTPNTKEVDKDHVFAVNEAFTSGLRKVKIQPTSSQKNSAPKVEGNAGIVGNVEEERRYELEAAIVRIMKARRTLSHDDLLVEVTNALKARYTPSPAAFKKRVDALIEREYLERTTEDQDVYIYMP; from the coding sequence ATGGCCTGGCTCTCCGCCAAGAAAGGTGACAAGTCGATGCGTATCCCGCGACCCGCGCAGCAGGTGGACCGTCGCCGCACCGAGGACATCTGGCTGGAGCTGCGGAGAGCCTTCGACGAGATACAGGAGAAGCAGAAAACCGCACAGTGCTTCGACGAGCTGTACAGCGACGTGTATGCCATGGTGATGCGGAACGAAGGGGCGCGCCTCTACCGCGGTCTGCGCGACGCCGTGACAGAGCACCTGACTAACAAAGTACGCGCCCTCGTGTTGGCTAAAGTTGGGGAGGACTTCTTGCAGACGCTAAATCAGGCCTGGAAGGACCACCAGACGAGCATGACAATGATTAGAGACATCGTGGCGTACATGGAAGACTCGTACGTTTGTCAGAACAACGTTGACAACGTGCACACACTGGGCGTGTTGCTCTTCCGGGATGAGATAGCGCGCAGTGATCACGTACGGGACTGCCTTCGCGAAACCCTGCTTGAACTGGTGACGATGGATCGCGAAGGCAAGCCTGTCGACAGGCTTTCCATGAAGGAGGCGTGCGAAATGCTCGCAAGCCTAGGACTCGATTCAAGGTCCGTGTACGAGGAAGATTTCGAGCTGCCATTCCTGGCAGAGTCGGCGCAATTCTACGCGTTACGGGGCCATAATTATATCGAAACGATGAACACACTAGAGTACATCGCCAAAGTCGAGCAGCATATCAAGGAAGAGTCAGAGCGGGCGAGGCGGTGCCTGTGCGAATCAACTGTGGCTCCCCTGGTGCAAGTCGTGAAGGAGGAGCTCATCGGCAAGCATATGAAAGCCATCCTGGAGGTGGAGGACTCTGGCGTTGTGCATATGCTCAGGAACCGAATGACGGAAGACCTGGCCCATATATTTAGCCTTCTAAAATGCGTACACGACGGTCTCATGACATTGCTTGACTATGTCAGTAAGTACCTGCGCGACCTGGGAAGGTCAATCGTGAACGAGGAAGGGAACTCCGTGGGCATGGTACAGAAAATGATGGAGCTGAAAGATCGCTTTGACCACTTTCTACAGCACTCCTTCAACGATGAGCTATTGGTCAAGCAAAAGATCACCACCGACTTTGAGTACATACTGAGCCTGACCCGCAAGACACCGGAGCATCTATCTGCGTTTCTAGACGACATGTTACGAAGGGGAATTAAGGGCATGACAAAGCAGGAGATTGACCAATCGCTGGACAAGTCTATCGCGATATTTCGGTTCTTGCAGGAGAAAGACCTTTTCGATCGCTACTACAAGCAGCATCTCGCCAAGCGGCTGCTGCTCAACAAAAGCGTCTCAGTCGACGCAGAGAGAAGTATGGTTGTTAAACTTGCGAACGAGTGTGGCTGCATGTTCACCTCCAAGATGGATGCCATGTTCAAGGACATGAATATCTCCAATAACATGATGCTGGATTTCAAGGCAGCAACGTCTTCTTGCGGAACGGACTTGGGCGGAGTCGACCTGAACGTGCGCGTGCTCACGACGGGCTTCTGGCCGCTGCCTGTCGCCACGCAGCAAAGCAACATTCCTGCCGGCCCGCGCAGCGCGTTTGAGGCGTTCCGGCGGTTCTACCTGGCGAGGCATGACGGCCGGCGTCTGACCCTGCAGCCACAGCTGGGTTGGGCAGACATGAGCGCCGTGTTCTACGGGCCATGCGAGAATGAGCCGTGTTCGTCGCAAGCGTCAGACAAGCTCCAGCCGCGCACCTACACAATCCAGGTGACGACGTACCAGATGTGCGTGCTGATGCTGTTCAACAGCCGCGACAAGATATCGTTCGAGGACATCGCCTCCGAGACGGACATCCCCGAAACAAACCTCGTTCGCGCCCTGCATTCGCTGAGCGCGGCAGACGCCTCCATGCCATTGCTTACCAAGACGCCCAACACGAAGGAAGTTGACAAGGACCACGTTTTCGCCGTCAATGAAGCCTTCACATCCGGTTTGCGGAAGGTCAAAATTCAGCCGACGTCGAGTCAGAAAAATTCCGCGCCAAAGGTCGAAGGTAACGCGGGCATCGTGGGTAACGTGGAGGAAGAGCGAAGGTACGAACTGGAAGCGGCCATCGTGAGGATAATGAaggcacgcagaacactgtcgcACGACGACCTTCTCGTCGAAGTGACGAACGCGCTTAAAGCCAGGTACACTCCCAGTCCCGCTGCGTTCAAGAAGAGAGTCGATGCCCTTATAGAAAGAGAGTACCTTGAGAGGACTACCGAGGACCAAGACGTGTACATCTATATGCCATAA